In Microbacterium sp. AB, a single genomic region encodes these proteins:
- a CDS encoding choice-of-anchor G family protein, with product MTAANALESDDSEALGQVIASDVLGADLLAAASSASGNPSDPGPNATPINLELLGGLTVDLGGGLALPLITSGATPGLLDLGEVGALSSYASSETGTTSTASAGAIGADGALAIDADNTGEFGPATVNLTDVLDQVGVAGLTDEIVDNLALEIGAVASTATSEEGVLPASSEYVVAGADLYLSSPLVATLQTSITDAVSLVGTTVDTAVGEGGVLDTALGGLETTINSTLGALGLVTVEGPTLQVNDFDSALDTAVATIITEPLFDGETADDSIVVIDLESGLVTVQLENLVDGGLNGQDPNTEVLSSEAVSAVTTAVSDALGSVTGKVTEAVTEVLDLTGVLISLDVDVSADLGILIGTIPVASGAVTIDTTLGQLAGTDTTDPVIDADLSVLDGLSDVPGIGALIDTIVNPLISTVLSALTDTVVPLVLDTLEPVVQTLFATIGDGLSEAIGDVLEPVITVLDPVFDALNLVVAITINEQPTERDPAEEGYLGAESFTVNALSLEFLPTLGAVNLDLGSSTVRSAAVVYDTAITLTPSEVEAGGTTTIEGSGFAPNETVTITIGDETITAETDENGDFSTDYTVPEGTDPGTLDVVAEGEVSQTPAEAELTVIDGDDNGNVNASSSAAASANADDDSNAAAQAAAQAAADADANTTASAAADADATAAAQVAANADASSDASADVSSEANASAQAAAQAASDANADSASNADASAAAEGNASAASAAAANADSSSDASSGAAADASADADDSSAADASASADADDSSSTDTDASASSDSDSSASTDSDASASADADDSSSADADSSASVDSDASASADADDSSAADADASASSDSDSSASASADADSSASADSDSDADGAGIRAEIEHETRFRGEEQLAYGYGFEPGEEVEATVYSTPTSAGVEVADANGEVTFVWTVAQEEEIGQHHVELVGETSGTADAVYFRVLERQSDLAPTGGDPGLPIAGLAALMVLGGAGVWVISRRRGASA from the coding sequence GTGACCGCTGCGAACGCGCTCGAGAGCGACGACTCGGAGGCGCTCGGACAGGTGATCGCGTCGGACGTGCTGGGAGCCGATCTTCTCGCGGCCGCCAGCTCGGCGAGCGGCAATCCGAGTGACCCGGGTCCGAACGCGACGCCGATCAACCTCGAGCTCCTCGGCGGCCTGACCGTCGACCTCGGCGGCGGTCTTGCGCTCCCGCTCATCACCAGCGGAGCCACACCCGGCCTCCTCGATCTCGGAGAGGTCGGCGCGCTCAGCTCGTACGCATCGTCGGAGACGGGGACGACCTCCACCGCGAGCGCGGGTGCTATCGGCGCTGACGGCGCGCTCGCGATCGATGCCGACAACACCGGCGAGTTCGGCCCGGCGACCGTGAACCTGACGGACGTCCTGGATCAGGTGGGTGTCGCCGGTCTGACGGACGAGATCGTCGACAACCTCGCTCTCGAGATCGGAGCAGTGGCGTCGACGGCGACGTCCGAGGAGGGCGTCCTGCCCGCTTCGTCGGAGTACGTCGTCGCCGGGGCGGACCTGTATCTCTCCAGTCCGCTCGTGGCGACGTTGCAGACCTCGATCACCGACGCGGTGAGCCTCGTGGGGACGACCGTCGACACGGCGGTCGGTGAGGGCGGCGTCCTCGACACGGCGCTCGGCGGACTCGAGACGACGATCAACAGCACGCTCGGAGCGCTCGGCCTCGTGACCGTCGAGGGGCCCACCCTGCAGGTCAACGACTTCGACAGCGCGTTGGACACGGCCGTCGCGACGATCATCACCGAGCCGCTCTTCGACGGCGAGACGGCGGACGACAGCATCGTCGTGATCGATCTGGAGAGCGGTCTCGTGACCGTTCAGCTCGAGAACCTCGTCGACGGCGGGCTCAACGGCCAGGATCCCAACACGGAGGTGCTCTCCAGCGAGGCCGTCTCGGCGGTCACGACGGCGGTGTCCGATGCGCTCGGGTCCGTGACCGGCAAGGTCACGGAGGCCGTCACCGAGGTGCTCGACCTCACCGGCGTGCTCATTAGCCTCGATGTCGACGTCTCGGCGGACCTCGGGATCCTCATCGGAACGATCCCCGTGGCGAGCGGAGCGGTCACGATCGACACCACGCTGGGCCAGCTGGCGGGCACGGACACCACCGATCCGGTCATCGACGCGGACCTGAGCGTCCTCGACGGGCTGTCGGACGTCCCCGGCATCGGCGCCCTGATCGACACGATCGTGAATCCGCTGATCTCCACCGTGCTGAGCGCGTTGACGGACACGGTCGTGCCGCTCGTCCTCGACACCCTCGAGCCCGTGGTGCAGACGCTCTTCGCGACCATCGGGGACGGGCTCTCCGAGGCCATCGGGGACGTCCTCGAACCGGTCATCACCGTGCTCGATCCCGTGTTCGACGCGCTCAACCTCGTCGTCGCGATCACGATCAACGAACAGCCGACCGAGCGGGATCCCGCGGAGGAGGGCTACCTCGGCGCGGAGTCCTTCACGGTGAACGCCCTGAGCCTGGAGTTCTTGCCGACGCTGGGCGCGGTCAACCTCGATCTCGGGTCGTCGACCGTCCGCTCCGCGGCCGTCGTCTACGACACCGCGATCACGCTCACCCCGAGCGAGGTCGAGGCCGGCGGCACGACGACGATCGAGGGATCGGGCTTCGCGCCGAACGAGACCGTGACGATCACGATCGGCGACGAGACCATCACCGCGGAGACGGATGAGAACGGCGACTTCTCCACGGACTACACGGTTCCGGAGGGCACCGACCCGGGCACGCTCGACGTGGTCGCGGAGGGCGAGGTCTCGCAGACGCCGGCCGAGGCCGAGCTCACCGTGATCGACGGCGACGACAACGGCAACGTGAACGCGTCGTCGTCGGCGGCGGCGTCGGCGAACGCGGACGACGACAGCAATGCGGCGGCTCAGGCGGCTGCGCAGGCTGCGGCGGACGCGGACGCGAACACGACGGCCTCGGCCGCCGCGGACGCGGATGCGACGGCTGCTGCGCAGGTCGCGGCGAACGCGGATGCGTCGAGCGACGCGTCGGCGGATGTCTCGAGCGAGGCGAACGCCTCGGCTCAGGCGGCGGCTCAGGCGGCGTCGGATGCCAACGCGGACTCGGCGTCCAACGCGGATGCGTCGGCTGCGGCCGAGGGCAACGCGTCGGCGGCCTCGGCTGCGGCGGCGAACGCCGACTCGTCCTCCGACGCCTCCTCGGGGGCGGCTGCGGACGCCTCGGCGGACGCGGACGACTCGTCGGCGGCGGATGCGTCGGCCTCCGCGGATGCGGACGACTCGTCGTCGACCGACACGGACGCCTCGGCGTCGAGCGACAGCGACAGCTCGGCCTCGACGGACTCGGATGCGTCGGCCTCGGCGGACGCGGACGACTCGTCGTCGGCGGATGCGGACAGCTCGGCTTCGGTGGACTCGGATGCGTCGGCTTCGGCGGACGCGGACGACTCGTCGGCGGCGGACGCGGACGCCTCGGCGTCGAGCGACAGCGACAGCTCGGCCTCGGCTTCTGCCGACGCGGACAGCAGTGCCTCCGCGGATTCGGACTCCGACGCGGACGGCGCCGGCATCCGGGCCGAGATCGAGCACGAGACGCGGTTCCGCGGTGAGGAGCAGCTCGCCTACGGCTACGGGTTCGAGCCCGGCGAGGAGGTCGAGGCGACCGTGTACTCGACGCCGACGAGCGCCGGCGTCGAGGTCGCGGACGCGAACGGCGAGGTCACGTTCGTGTGGACCGTCGCCCAGGAGGAGGAGATCGGCCAGCACCACGTCGAGCTCGTGGGCGAGACCTCCGGAACGGCCGACGCGGTATACTTCCGCGTCCTCGAGCGCCAGTCCGACCTCGCTCCGACCGGCGGGGACCCCGGTCTCCCGATCGCGGGACTGGCGGCTCTCATGGTGCTCGGCGGAGCGGGGGTGTGGGTGATCTCCCGCCGTCGCGGAGCCAGCGCCTGA
- a CDS encoding DUF5819 family protein, whose product MSEIPVTRRRVLTRVVMYVAVAVTAWHVFASFLWIAPTSPLREVVPQKLLSGYMLPMFGQSWSVFAPEPINGDYRFDVRALVDGEETEWVSASDVEISMIRYNLFPPRGGIQAVDVSSQFKGAWDELDADQQAVAELNYFKDDGEGRMTEAMASYGGEAAVQGYVEQEHRATAYATQVAYAIWGDDVERVQFQATRQNVVPFADRHDPDAERPGVQYSPTGWRAPVVEDGQSQESFAAVFRSAYERMSR is encoded by the coding sequence GTGTCCGAGATTCCCGTCACGCGTCGTCGGGTGCTCACCCGCGTCGTCATGTACGTGGCCGTCGCCGTCACGGCATGGCACGTCTTCGCGTCGTTCCTCTGGATCGCGCCCACGTCGCCGTTGCGCGAGGTGGTGCCGCAGAAGCTGCTCTCCGGCTACATGCTGCCGATGTTCGGGCAGTCGTGGAGCGTCTTCGCCCCGGAGCCGATCAACGGCGACTACCGGTTCGACGTCCGGGCGCTCGTCGACGGTGAGGAGACCGAGTGGGTCAGCGCCAGCGACGTCGAGATCTCGATGATCCGGTACAACCTCTTCCCCCCGCGCGGCGGCATCCAGGCCGTGGACGTCTCGAGCCAGTTCAAGGGCGCGTGGGACGAGCTCGACGCCGACCAGCAGGCCGTCGCCGAGCTGAACTACTTCAAGGACGACGGCGAGGGCCGGATGACCGAGGCGATGGCCTCCTACGGCGGCGAGGCCGCCGTGCAGGGGTACGTCGAGCAGGAGCATCGCGCCACCGCGTACGCGACCCAGGTCGCCTACGCCATCTGGGGCGACGACGTGGAGCGCGTGCAGTTCCAGGCGACGCGCCAGAACGTGGTCCCGTTCGCCGATCGCCATGACCCCGACGCCGAACGACCCGGCGTCCAGTACTCCCCGACGGGGTGGCGTGCGCCGGTCGTCGAGGACGGGCAGTCGCAGGAGAGCTTCGCCGCGGTGTTCCGCAGCGCCTACGAGCGGATGTCGCGGTGA
- a CDS encoding acyl-CoA dehydrogenase family protein, with protein MADTVVRPVPSVSDASAVAEDIRIDIPAVTRLLLGTWGDVRLEARDMIKDPAFWRIDGLSHHAHRERVLDQTRLLAEAGAGGRGYPVEYGGKGTSGGNLAGFEELVLADPSLQIKSGVQWGLFGSAVLQLGTKTHHDRWLRDIMDMRIPGAFAMTETGHGSDVQAIGTTATYDAETEEFVIHTPFRGAWKDYLGNAAVHATAATVFAQLVSNGVNYGVHCFFVPVRDENGLFLPGVGGEDDGIKGGLNGVDNGRLHFDHVRVPRENLLNRYGDIAPDGAYTSPIASPGRRFFTMLGALVQGRVSLDGAATWASGLALKIAVTYGNQRRQFGGAGAGETVLLDYGKHRRRLLPLLATTYAQAFAHDELLVKFDGVFGGTADTDESRQDLETLAAALKPLSTWHALRTVQESREACGGAGYLAENRLVTLHQDLDVYVTFEGDNNVLLQLVGKRLLGDYAAQFKGKDARALAAFAVGETAGKLFHGAGLRRLGQTVADLGSTARSVEHGLRADDQHQLLTDRVQRMVADVAARLRPAAKLSPEEADGLFNENQVELLEAARAHGELLQWEAFTDALARVDDAGTRRVLTWLRDLFGLGLVEEHLAWYLLNGRLSTQRAAAVSRYIDRLCVRLRPHAQDLVDAFGFAPEHVRAPVASGDEQERQDEAAAYHAALAASGRAPKREPRPRR; from the coding sequence ATGGCCGACACCGTCGTTCGCCCCGTCCCGTCCGTCTCGGACGCATCCGCCGTCGCAGAGGACATCCGCATCGACATCCCCGCCGTCACCCGGCTGCTGCTCGGCACCTGGGGCGACGTGCGCCTCGAGGCGCGGGACATGATCAAGGATCCCGCGTTCTGGCGCATCGACGGCCTGAGCCACCATGCGCACCGCGAGCGCGTGCTCGATCAGACCCGCCTGCTCGCCGAGGCCGGTGCGGGAGGGCGTGGGTACCCGGTGGAATACGGCGGCAAGGGCACCAGCGGCGGCAACCTGGCCGGCTTCGAGGAGCTCGTGCTCGCCGATCCGAGCCTGCAGATCAAGTCGGGCGTCCAGTGGGGGCTGTTCGGCAGCGCCGTGCTGCAGCTGGGCACGAAGACGCATCACGACCGGTGGCTGCGCGACATCATGGACATGAGGATCCCCGGCGCGTTCGCGATGACGGAGACCGGTCACGGGTCGGACGTCCAGGCGATCGGCACGACGGCGACGTACGACGCCGAGACGGAGGAGTTCGTCATCCACACGCCGTTCCGCGGCGCCTGGAAGGACTACCTCGGCAACGCAGCCGTGCACGCGACGGCCGCGACGGTGTTCGCGCAGCTCGTCTCGAACGGCGTGAACTACGGCGTGCACTGCTTCTTCGTGCCGGTCCGAGACGAGAACGGCCTGTTCCTGCCGGGGGTGGGCGGAGAGGACGACGGCATCAAGGGCGGCCTCAACGGCGTCGACAACGGCCGTCTGCACTTCGACCATGTGCGGGTCCCGCGCGAGAACCTCCTCAACCGCTACGGCGACATCGCCCCCGACGGCGCCTACACGAGCCCGATCGCGAGCCCCGGCCGCCGCTTCTTCACGATGCTGGGGGCCCTCGTGCAGGGCCGTGTCTCGCTCGACGGCGCGGCCACCTGGGCATCCGGCCTCGCGCTGAAGATCGCCGTCACCTACGGCAATCAGCGCCGGCAGTTCGGAGGAGCCGGCGCCGGCGAGACCGTCCTGCTCGACTACGGCAAGCACAGGCGCCGCCTGCTGCCCCTGCTGGCCACGACGTACGCGCAGGCATTCGCCCACGACGAGCTGCTCGTGAAGTTCGACGGCGTCTTCGGCGGCACCGCCGACACCGACGAGAGCCGGCAGGATCTCGAGACGCTCGCCGCGGCCCTGAAGCCGCTGTCCACCTGGCACGCGCTCCGGACCGTCCAGGAGAGCCGGGAGGCGTGCGGCGGGGCGGGCTACCTCGCAGAGAACCGTCTCGTCACGCTGCACCAGGATCTCGACGTGTACGTCACCTTCGAGGGCGACAACAACGTCCTCCTGCAGCTGGTCGGCAAGCGCCTCCTCGGCGACTACGCCGCGCAGTTCAAGGGCAAGGACGCCCGTGCGCTCGCGGCCTTCGCCGTGGGCGAGACGGCGGGCAAGCTCTTCCACGGAGCGGGCCTGCGCCGTCTCGGGCAGACGGTCGCCGACCTCGGCTCCACGGCGCGCTCGGTCGAGCACGGTCTGCGCGCCGACGACCAGCACCAGCTGCTGACCGATCGCGTGCAGCGGATGGTCGCCGACGTCGCCGCACGTCTGCGGCCCGCGGCGAAGCTCTCGCCCGAGGAGGCCGACGGGCTCTTCAACGAGAACCAGGTCGAGCTGCTCGAGGCCGCGCGCGCCCACGGCGAGCTGCTGCAGTGGGAGGCGTTCACGGATGCGCTCGCGCGCGTGGACGACGCCGGCACGAGGCGGGTGCTCACGTGGCTGCGCGACCTGTTCGGCCTCGGCCTCGTCGAGGAGCACCTCGCGTGGTACCTGCTGAACGGGCGTCTCTCCACGCAGCGAGCCGCCGCCGTCTCACGCTACATCGATCGCCTCTGCGTGCGGCTGCGTCCGCATGCGCAGGACCTCGTCGACGCCTTCGGCTTCGCGCCCGAGCACGTGCGCGCGCCCGTGGCCTCCGGCGACGAGCAGGAGCGGCAGGACGAGGCGGCTGCATACCACGCGGCCCTCGCGGCCAGCGGCCGGGCTCCGAAGAGGGAGCCTCGGCCGCGTCGCTGA
- a CDS encoding HTTM domain-containing protein, with protein sequence MSGEQSAVARRAGSLAAVPRAVATLVARVARTFLGFLRRANLAGEAWLLDSKKSLYGLAVTRILFGLTGVGLLLSNFSSRLYTFGSGSAWNGEAAEPVSAFTRIWLFSLFDSVRLDDTAFTVLYLLLLALAVAFTIGWRFKVVLPVYLVLWISFIEMNDAVGDQGDNMYRIALLLMLFADPAARWSLDARRRRLGGDRTLLPREIGSLLHNLALVALTAQVSFVYVSGALYKAGGAPWSEGYAVYNPLMTERFGTWPVLSELVTAWGPAVTLLSWGSIIIQLAFPFMLLTRPTRIVALMGIMSFHIGIAVLMGLPWFSLAMIGIDFIFVRDRTWRAVADAVADALASARRAGPGPAPRAAPASAGERAPAPAAEEKPVGHAEDELSARDKEETPRSPAVL encoded by the coding sequence GTGAGCGGCGAGCAGAGCGCCGTCGCGCGCCGCGCGGGCTCGCTCGCCGCCGTCCCCCGCGCCGTCGCGACGCTCGTCGCCCGCGTGGCCCGCACGTTCCTCGGCTTCCTGCGGAGGGCGAACCTCGCCGGGGAGGCGTGGCTCCTGGACTCGAAGAAGTCGCTCTACGGTCTCGCCGTCACGCGCATCCTCTTCGGGCTCACGGGCGTCGGTCTCCTCCTGTCCAACTTCTCCAGCCGTCTCTACACGTTCGGCTCGGGCTCGGCCTGGAACGGCGAGGCCGCGGAGCCCGTCAGCGCGTTCACCCGGATCTGGCTCTTCAGCCTGTTCGACAGCGTCCGTCTCGACGACACCGCCTTCACCGTCCTGTACCTGCTTCTCCTCGCGCTCGCGGTGGCGTTCACGATCGGATGGCGCTTCAAGGTCGTCCTGCCGGTCTATCTCGTGCTGTGGATCAGCTTCATCGAGATGAACGACGCCGTCGGCGACCAGGGCGACAACATGTACCGCATCGCGCTGCTGCTCATGCTCTTCGCCGATCCCGCGGCACGATGGTCTCTCGACGCACGTCGTCGCCGGCTCGGCGGCGACCGCACCCTTCTCCCGCGCGAGATCGGCAGCCTCCTCCACAACCTCGCGCTCGTGGCCCTCACCGCCCAGGTGTCGTTCGTCTACGTCTCCGGAGCGCTGTACAAGGCCGGGGGAGCACCGTGGTCGGAGGGCTATGCCGTCTACAACCCCCTCATGACGGAGCGCTTCGGGACCTGGCCCGTCCTGAGCGAGCTCGTCACGGCATGGGGGCCGGCCGTCACCCTGCTGTCCTGGGGGTCGATCATCATCCAGCTCGCCTTCCCCTTCATGCTCCTCACGCGGCCGACGCGGATCGTCGCGCTCATGGGGATCATGTCCTTCCACATCGGCATCGCCGTGCTCATGGGCCTGCCGTGGTTCTCCCTCGCGATGATCGGCATCGACTTCATCTTCGTGCGGGACCGCACGTGGCGCGCCGTCGCCGACGCGGTCGCGGACGCCCTCGCGTCCGCCCGTCGCGCCGGGCCCGGGCCGGCTCCCCGCGCGGCGCCCGCGTCCGCCGGGGAGCGGGCGCCCGCGCCTGCCGCGGAGGAGAAGCCGGTCGGCCACGCGGAGGACGAACTGTCGGCGAGGGACAAGGAGGAGACGCCCCGGAGCCCGGCCGTGCTGTGA